A genomic stretch from Apis cerana isolate GH-2021 linkage group LG9, AcerK_1.0, whole genome shotgun sequence includes:
- the LOC107996418 gene encoding uncharacterized protein LOC107996418 has product MDFYETNIVKSYRLYLLLVGVWPYEYSKANKMQRIVYVTCVISFLLVQIFTLFTDEINYALLCQIITNILIVSLILIKYINIWIKIEEFKEFFDYIRIDLSTLTETEKIIIKRTYKKCSYYCQIMFLFAYFAAFILMIIQIFQIVDYGIASSNRTNYFDRIILTEYFIDREKYSYPICIHLNIAILLISSMEVGIDVLHAIILTHIIGIFDKIGYLTIHLFDEPEITCQKIDKYLIYYRRLVYIVNLYKRNLKFCEKYNSTMLICGGIQIIWGTLIISALLLKLKNELLPHNLRMMFAYCFFVSLYLFIIYMLILPYQKVYEISETLFFKAYCGHWYSTSAKTQKLLLFLMHRFMTPYKFRFKSLVIVINQTYVSMIRIGFSYFMFMHSIQE; this is encoded by the exons ATGGATTTCTACGAGACGAACATCGTCAAGAGTTATAGACTGTATCTGCTCCTCGTTGGCGTGTGGCCTTACGAatattcgaaagcgaacaagATGCAAAGGATCGTGTACGTTACGTgcgtaatttcttttttactcgtTCAG ATTTTCACATTGTTCACCGATGAGATCAATTACGCTCTGCTGTGCcagataattacaaatatactgatcgtttcattaatattaataaaatatattaatatttggatCAAGATCGAAGAG ttTAAGGAATTTTTTGATTACATAAGGATCGACTTGAGCACATTGACGGAAAcggaaaagattataataaaacgaacGTATAAGAAATGTTCGTATTATTGTCAGATTATGTTTC TATTCGCTTACTTCGCGGCCTTTATATTGATGATAatccaaatatttcaaatcgttGATTACGGGATCGCATCCTCGAACagaacaaattattttgatcgaataattttaaccgaatattttatcgaccgtgaaaaatattcttatcccatttgtatacatttaaatatagcaatattgttaatttcttCGATGGAGGTTGGTATCGATGTATTACACGCGATAATATTAACGCACATTATTGGAATATTCGACAAGATTGG ATATTTAACGATACATTTATTCGACGAACCAGAAATTACTTGtcaaaaaattgacaaatatttaatttactacAGAAGATTGGTGTATATCGTGAATTTGTATAAGAGAAATTTGAA attttgcgAAAAGTACAATTCTACAATGCTTATATGTGGGggtattcaaataatttgggGAACATTAATTATCTCTGCCTTGCTCTTGAAA TTGAAAAACGAATTATTGCCACACAATCTACGAATGATGTTTGCATATTGTTTTTTCGTCagtttatacttatttatcatatacatGCTAATATTACCCTATCAAAAAGTATACGAGATCAGCGAAACTTTGTTCTTCAAGGC CTATTGCGGACACTGGTACTCAACCTCGGCCAAAACTCAGAAATTGCTGTTATTTCTTATGCACAGATTCATGACACCGTATAAATTCCGATTTAAAAGTTTGGTAATTGTGATCAACCAAACGTACGTGTCG atGATACGAATCGGTTTCTCCTACTTCATGTTCATGCATTCCATCCAAGAATAA